From Oncorhynchus nerka isolate Pitt River linkage group LG1, Oner_Uvic_2.0, whole genome shotgun sequence, the proteins below share one genomic window:
- the LOC115110474 gene encoding 1-phosphatidylinositol 3-phosphate 5-kinase-like isoform X2 has product MDSVRSWLRAFNNRIARPRSSDMEAEDKSSSSTLDCSVKPPISPGSPSHLTHFKPLTPEQDEPPLRSAYSSFVNLFRFNKEEGRPPSVTEKPDVALTSTTGERGSWTSPAHSIHGSGTHRTQHPNLLRRTSTASEGRRKPETPLSTHDPRTAVQLRTALKRLKEIMEGKSQDSDLKQYWMPDSQCKECYDCNEKFTTFRRRHHCRLCGQIFCSRCCNQEIPGKFMGYTGDLRACTYCRKIALSYSQSADSGSIGEDLSALSDSSVSSLCILEPSEPRTPVGGRKSSRNIFLEEDLAWQRNTEIGMIKNLIHQESQSRGMNSRLTGLQEDGGKSPIRKRSASVTNLSLDPSGSSMLPSYDSSVSPQTSRTMPKPDHSEEERKILLDSSQLKDLWKKICNNSTGMEFQDHRYWLRTYPNCIVGKELVNWLLRSGTISTRAQAIAIGQAVVDGRWLDCVTHHDQLFRDEYALYRPLQSTEFSETPSPDSDSVNSLEGHSEPSWFKDIKFCDSDTDQVADENDYVTANSSNPSKRTSVSSFQSAVDSDSAASINLNMEQDNVNFHIKKQSKYPHVPPLPKEQKEYLVSEDGGQNISISDAFIKESLFNRRVEEKANEVLFTPLGWHHSSLDQLREENGEKEAMERLLSANHSHMMALLQQLLYSESLCLSWRDIIVPVVRQVVQTVRPDVRSCDDDMDIRQLVHVKKIPGGKKFDSAVVNGFACTKNIAHKKMNSYIKNPKILLLKCSIEYLYREETKFTCIDPIVLQEHEFLKNYVQRIVDVRPNLVLVEKTVSRIAQDMLLEHGITLVINVKPQVLDRVSHMTQGDLVMFMDQLLTKPRLGTCQKFYLHSFQLANNELKTLMFFEGCPPQLGCTIKLRGASEYELARVKEIIILMVCVAYHSQLEISFLMDEFAMPPSLAKTSFPCLLESTTVEEEESQENETDQSTLFQGGETVLGDEEENSVSESSSPKDVEVAKNQLLSSSSSLVAEGMESAEVMTSTPLSYPLAPPPPYLIDDLEELTDEIGLEQGEETEGRSGSGVLGRGESQEESSASETAPRLFRDPLQDDTGLFVTEQVASTDDHLRMLTAGFKQELKDIILCVSPFITFREPFLLSPAGLRCPSRDYFPQQVYLSPLLNKDFKELDGRRKRQLLKDSTPSGGGMANGGPRPIQVLPSHRLTSARIAEHLGSNQDLAKMLADYRAQGGRLRQEESDPFAQPLPQPPVREALPSKHPVKADSEEEKPAGQNDMTWASKLDCLNPVNHQRLCVLFSSSSAQSNNAPNPCVSPWMVTMEFYGKNDLTLGIFLERYCFRPSYQCPSMFCETPMVHHVRRFVHGSGCVQIVLKELDSPVPGYQHTILNYSWCRICKQVTPVVPLSNDSWSMSFAKYLELRFYGHQYTRRANAEPCGHSIHHDYHQYFSYNQMVASFSYISVRLLEVCLPPPKIFIRNQGPSKGRMQQDLKDFSQKVTQVYLAIDDRLTSLKTDTFSKTREQKMEDLFAQKDMEEADLHSWIEKLQARLQACGSDSPQQLQTVLESVVVKKQSLCETLQSWNSRLQDLFQQEKARKRLSVPASPGRHRQTDDSKPSALESSPRNPSPLVQNVDKEDRHLTAMPSSWGSSLLALPSPGEPGSEPLSSGPCFPDQDSVSIPEDVFDGHLLGSNDSQVKEKSTMKAILANLMPGNSYNSIPFPFEPDKHYLMYEHERVPIAVCEREPSSIISFALSCKEYKSTLDELWKTTLKTGGEDTTLSTSSGESRVKNSPAKPNETASSQMGLGRSSMDSEPLKDADIGDNHKKSTGNPHIELQFSDANAKFYCRIYYAEEFHKMRAEIMESTEDDFVRSLSHCVNWQARGGKSGAVFYATEDDRYILKQMPRLEVQSFLDFAPHYFTYITGAVQQKRPTALAKILGVYRIGYKNSQNNSEKKLDLLVMENLFYGRKMAQVFDLKGSLRNRNVKTESGKESCEVVLLDENLLKLVHDNPLYIRAHCKAILRAAIHSDAYFLSSHLIIDYSLLVGRDDATDELVVGIIDYIRTFTWDKKLEMVVKSTGILGGQGKMPTVVSPELYRARFCEAMDKYFLMVPDHWTGLGVNC; this is encoded by the exons GAGCAGTGACATGGAGGCTGAGGACAAATCCTCCTCCTCTACGCTGGATTGCAGTGTGAAGCCTCCCATCTCCCCTGGCAGCCCATCTCACCTGACACACTTCAAACCCCTGACTCCAGAGCAGGACGAGCCTCCGCTCCGATCAGCCTACAGCTCCTTCGTCAACCTGTTCCGCTTCAATAAAG AGGAGGGGCGTCCGCCCTCGGTGACAGAGAAACCGGATGTGGCTTTGACGTCAACCACTGGGGAGCGTGGGAGCTGGACCAGCCCAGCACACTCCATCCACGGCTCTGGGACCCATAGGACACAACACCCCAACCTGCTCCGTAGAACATCCACcgcctcag AGGGCCGTAGGAAACCAGAAACCCCCCTGAGCACTCACGACCCCCGTACGGCTGTTCAGCTCCGCACTGCTCTGAAAAGACTCAAGGAGATCATGGAGGGAAAGAGCCAG GACAGTGACCTGAAGCAGTACTGGATGCCAGACAGTCAGTGTAAAGAGTGCTACGACTGCAACGAGAAGTTCACCACCTTCCGCCGCCGACACCACTGTCGGCTCTGCGGACAGATCTTCTGCAGCCGCTGCTGCAACCAGGAAATCCCTGGCAAGTTTATGGGATACACGG GAGACCTGCGGGCCTGCACCTACTGCCGTAAGATCGCTCTGAGCTACTCCCAGTCTGCAGATTCTGGCTCCATTGGAGAGgacctgtctgctctgtctgacTCCTCCGTCAGCTCCCTCTGCATCCTGGAACCCAGCGAGCCTCGCACCCCGGTCGGAGGACGCAAGTCCAGCCGTAACATCTTCCTAGAGGAGGACCTGGCCTGGCAGAG AAACACTGAGATTGGGATGATAAAGAA TTTGATTCACCAGGAGTCTCAGAGCAGAGGTATGAATTCTAGACTGACTGGGCTTCAAGAGGATGGAGGCAAGTCCCCAATAAGGAAGCG GTCAGCCAGTGTGACCAACCTGTCCCTGGACCCGTCTGGCTCCTCCATGTTGCCCTCCTATGACAGCTCAGTGAGCCCCCAGACCAGTAGGACCATGCCCAAACCTGaccacagtgaagaggagaggaagatactGCTG GACTCGTCCCAACTCAAAGACCTGTGGAAGAAGATTTGTAACAACAGTACTGGCATGGAGTTCCAGGACCACCGCTACTGGCTCCGTACATACCCCAACTGCATTGTGGGGAAGGAGCTGGTCAActggctgctgaggagtggaaccatctccaccag GGCCCAGGCGATAGCCATTGGTCAGGCTGTGGTAGACGGTCGTTGGTTGGACTGTGTCACTCACCACGACCAGCTGTTCAGGGATGAGTACGCTCTCTATCGCCCCCTCCAG AGCACAGAGTTCTCTGAGACCCCGTCTCCTGACAGTGACAGTGTCAACTCTCTGGAGGGACACTCAGAACCCTCCTGGTTCAAAGACATCAAGTTTTGCGACAGTGACACAGACCAGGTGGCTGACGAGAATGACTATGTCACGGCCA ACTCATCCAACCCCAGTAAGAGGACGTCAGTCAGTAGTTTCCAGTCAGCGGTCGACAGTGACTCTGCTGCTTCCATCAACCTCAATATGGAGCAGGACAACGTCAACTTCCACATCAAGAAACAGTCCAAGTACCCCCATGTACCACCGCTCCCCAAGGAGCAGAAAG AGTACCTGGTCTCAGAGGACGGAGGACAGAATATCTCCATCAGTGACGCTTTCATCAAAG AGTCCCTGTTTAACCGTCGTGTGGAGGAGAAAGCTAACGAGGTGCTGTTCACTCCTCTGGGCTGGCACCACAGCTCCCTGGACCAGctcagagaggagaatggagagaaggaggCCATGGAGAGGCTACT cTCTGCCAACCACAGCCACATGATGGCGCTGCTGCAGCAGCTGCTGTACAGCGAGTCCCTGTGCCTCTCCTGGCGTGACATCATCGTTCCTGTGGTGAGGCAGGTAGTGCAGACGGTGCGGCCGGACGTTCGCAGTTGTGATGATGACATGGACATCAGACAACTGGTTCACGTCAAGAAG atTCCTGGAGGGAAGAAGTTTGACTCTGCGGTAGTGAATGGCTTTGCCTGTACCAAGAACATTGCTCACAAAAAA ATGAACTCGTACATCAAGAACCCCAAGATCCTGCTTCTGAAGTGTTCTATAGAGTATCtctacagagaggagaccaagTTCACCTGCATTGACCCCATTGTGCTTCAG GAGCATGAGTTTCTGAAGAACTATGTTCAGCGTATAGTGGACGTGCGTCCCAACCTGGTGCTGGTGGAGAAGACCGTGTCTCGTATCGCTCAGGACATGCTGCTGGAGCACGGCATCACACTGGTTATCAACGTCAAACCG CAAGTCTTGGACAGGGTGAGTCATATGACCCAGGGGGACCTGGTCATGTTCATGGACCAGCTGCTCACCAAGCCTCGACTGGGAACCTGCCAAAAGTTCTACCTACACTCCTTCCAGCTGGCCAACA ATGAGTTGAAGACTCTGATGTTCTTTGAGGGCTGCCCTCCTCAGCTAGGCTGTACCATAAAGCTTCGCGGGGCGTCTGAGTACGAGCTGGCCAGGGTTAAAGAGATCATCATCCTCATGgtgtgtgtggcctaccactcccAGCTAGAGATATCCTTCCTCATGGATGAGTTTGCCATGCCTCCCAGCCTGGCCAAGACCAGCTTCCCCTGTCTCCTGGAGAGCACTACcgtcgaggaggaggagagccaGGAAAATGAGACCGACCAGAGCACCCTCTTCCAGGGAGGAGAGACTGTGCTAGGGGACGAGGAGGAGAATTCTGTATCGGAATCCTCCTCGCCTAAAGATGTCGAGGTTGCCAAGAACCAACTcctgtcctcctcatcctccctggtGGCCGAGGGGATGGAGTCAGCAGAGGTCATGACCTCCACGCCGTTGTCCTATCCCCTAGCGCCGCCACCACCCTACCTCATTGATGACCTGGAGGAGTTAACAGATGAGATTGGGCTGGAGCAGGGGGAGGAGACTGAGGGGCGGAGCGGGTCAGGGGTTCTGGGGAGGGGTGAGTCGCAGGAGGAGAGCTCTGCTTCGGAGACGGCCCCCAGGCTGTTCAGAGACCCCCTGCAGGATGACACAGGGCTGTTTGTCACAGAGCAG GTGGCCTCGACGGACGACCATCTCAGGATGCTGACGGCAGGCTTCAAACAGGAGCTGAAGGACATCATCCTGTGTGTCTCCCCCTTCATCACTTTCAGAGagcccttcctcctctcccccgctGGCCTACGCTGCCCCAGCAGAGACTACTTTCCTCAACAG GTGTACCTCTCCCCACTGCTCAACAAGGACTTCAAAGAACTAGACGGTCGACGTAAGCGACAACTCCTCAAAGACTCCACCCCATCAGGTGGAGGCATGGCCAACGGAGGCCCTCGCCCCATCCAGGTGTTACCCTCCCACCGCCTTACCAGTGCCCGCATCGCAGAGCATCTGGGCAGCAACCAGGACTTGGCCAAGATGCTGGCAGACTACCGTGCCCAAGGAGGCCGACTCCGACAGGAGGAGTCAGACCCCTTcgcccagcccctaccccagccacCGGTCCGGGAGGCTCTGCCGTCCAAGCACCCCGTCAAGGCTGATAGTGAGGAGGAGAAGCCAGCGGGACAGAACGACATGACCTGGGCCTCCAAG CTGGACTGCCTGAACCCAGTGAACCATCAgagactctgtgttctgttcagCAGCTCCTCTGCCCAGTCCAACAACGCCCCCAACCCTTGCGTCAGTCCCTG GATGGTCACGATGGAGTTCTACGGAAAGAATGACCTCACACTAGGAAtattcctggagagatactgtttCAG gcCGTCCTATCAATGCCCCAGTATGTTCTGTGAGACTCCCATGGTGCACCATGTGCGGCGGTTTGTCCATGGCAGTGGCTGTGTTCAGATCGTACTGAAGGAGCTGGACTCTCCTGTGCCTGGATACCAACACACCATCCTCAACTACTCCTGGTGCCGCATATGCAAACAG GTGACTCCTGTGGTGCCCCTGTCTAATGACTCGTGGTCCATGTCCTTTGCTAAGTACCTGGAGCTGAGGTTCTATGGTCACCAGTATACCAGGAGGGCTAATGCTGAGCCCTGTGGCCACTCCATCCACCATGACTACCATCAGTACTTCTCCTATAACCAGATGGTGGCCTCCTTCAG CTACATCTCAGTGAGACTGCTAGAGGTCTGCCTCCCTCCTCCTAAGATCTTCATCAGGAACCAGGGGCCCTCCAAGGGCCGGATGCAGCAGGACCTCAAGGACTTCTCACAGAA GGTGACTCAGGTGTACCTGGCCATAGATGACCGCCTCACCTCCCTGAAGACGGACACCTTCAGCAAGACACGCGAGCAGAAGATGGAGGACCTGTTTGCACAGAAAGAT ATGGAGGAGGCAGATCTGCACAGCTGGATAGAGAAGCTGCAGGCTCGTCTCCAGGCCTGTGGTAGTGACTCCCCCCAGCAGCTCCAGACTGTACTGGAATCCGTGGTAGTGAAGAAACAGAGCCTGTGTGAAACACTGCAGTCCTGGAACAGCAG GCTGCAGGACCTGTTCCAGCAGGAGAAGGCCAGGAAGCGTCTGTCTGTCCCAGCCAGCCCTGGgagacaccgacagacagacgaCAGCAAG CCAAGTGCTCTGGAGTCCTCTCCACGCAACCCCTCCCCTTTAGTACAAAATGTTGACAAAG AGGATCGTCACCTCACTGCCATGCCCTCAAGCTGGGGGTCGTCATTGCTAGCGTTACCGTCACCAGGGGAGCCAGGCTCAGAACCCCTCTCGTCTGGACCCTGCTTTCCTGACCAGGATTCCGTCAGTATCCCAgagg ATGTGTTTGATGGACACCTGTTGGGCTCCAATGACAGCCAGGTGAAAGAGAAGTCCACCATGAAGGCCATTCTAGCCAACCTGATGCCAGGCAACAGTTACAACTCTATCCCATTCCCATT TGAACCAGACAAGCATTACCTGATGTATGAGCATGAGAGAGTGCCCATcgccgtgtgtgagagagaacccaGCTCCATCATCTCATTCGCTCTCAG CTGTAAGGAGTATAAGAGTACTCTGGATGAACTGTGGAAGACAACATTGAAGACAGGAGGCGAGGACACCACCCTGTCCACCAG CTCTGGAGAGAGCCGGGTCAAGAACAGCCCAGCCAAGCCCAACGAGACAGCCTCCTCCCAGATGGGTCTGGGCCGCAGCAGCATGGACTCTGAGCCTCTTA AAGACGCAGACATAGGAGACAACCATAAGAAGTCGACAGGAAACCCTCATATTGAATTAC AGTTCTCTGATGCCAACGCTAAGTTCTACTGTAGGATCTACTATGCTGAGGAGTTCCACAAGATGAGAGCGGAGATAATGGAGAGTACGGAGGATGACTTTGTTCGCTCGCTGTCCCACTGTGTCAACTGGCAGGCCCGCGGTGGCAAGTCTGGGGCTGTCTTCTATGCCACCGAAG ATGACCGATACATTCTGAAGCAGATGCCCAGACTAGAGGTTCAGTCCTTCCTGGACTTTGCCCCTCACTACTTCACCTACATCACTGGAGCTGTGCAGCAGAAG CGGCCCACTGCCCTGGCTAAGATCCTGGGTGTGTACCGGATCGGCTACAAGAACTCCCAGAACAACTCTGAGAAGAAGCTGGACCTTCTTGTCATGGAGAACCTGTTCTATGGCAGGAAGATGGCCCAGGTGTTCGACCTCAAGGGCTCTCTGAGGAACCGCAACGTCAAGACCGAGTCTGGGAAGGAGAGCTGTGAG GTGGTTCTGCTGGATGAGAACCTACTGAAGCTGGTCCATGACAACCCTCTGTACATCAGAGCCCACTGCAAGGCCATCCTCAGGGCTGCTATCCACAGTGATGCCTACTTCCTGTCTAGTCACCTGATCATAGactactctctgctggttggacGAGACGACGCCACAGACGAGCTGGTGGTGGGAATCATAG ATTACATACGGACGTTCACATGGGATAAGAAGCTGGAGATGGTGGTGAAATCCACAGGGATCCTGGGAGGGCAAG GTAAGATGCCCACGGTGGTCTCTCCAGAGCTGTACCGAGCCCGTTTCTGTGAGGCTATGGACAAATACTTCCTCATGGTGCCTGACCACTGGACAGGGCTGGGGGTCAACTGCTGA